A section of the Meles meles chromosome 8, mMelMel3.1 paternal haplotype, whole genome shotgun sequence genome encodes:
- the B4GALNT4 gene encoding N-acetyl-beta-glucosaminyl-glycoprotein 4-beta-N-acetylgalactosaminyltransferase 1: MPRFPVKKVRKQIKLLLLLLLLTCAAWLTYVHLSLVRQGRALRQRLGYGRDGEKLSGVTEGRGVRAALSTQRAEDSSESREEAQAPDGPDPNTLFPAGAGKPPPLNLTHQAPPWWDEYKGQVNLHVFEDWCGGAVGHLRRNLHFPLFPHTRTTVKKLAVSPKWKNYGLRIFGFIHPARDGDVQFSVASDDNSEFWLSPNESPASAQLVAFVGKTGSEWTAPGEFTKFSSQVSKPKRLMASRRYYFELLHKQDDRGSDHVEVGWRAFLPGLKFEVIGSAHISLYTDESSLKMDHVAHVPQSPASHVGGHLPQEEPRADMLRPDPRDTFFLTPRLEPSSLENVLEPCAYAPTYVVKDFPIARYQGLQFVYLSFVYPNDHTRLTHMETENKCFYRESPLYLERFGFYKYMKMDREEGEEDEEEEGQRRAFLFLSPDDFLDDEDERELLDSLEPTEAAVAQSGRPSPSPAAPTAAPGPKPTAPAPPRTRDPPTPRRSRALSWAARAARPLPLFLGHALRPRAAAEQPPPKVYVTRVRPRLRAPSPALAPLSPRGPPWPPFPGVFLRPRPLPRVPLRAPPRPPRSRGRRTGGSRATELRPSARAQATQGSREGRLRMPGLPGPTTDLNLSSEAQPVTSFLSLSQVSGPQVPGQDEEEEEEGEADEDGAQGEEDSEEAGGPRRGRWREDAIDWQRTFSVGAMDFELLRSDWNDLRCNVSGNLQLPEAEAVDVVAQYMERLNARHGGRYALLRIVNVEKRRDSARGSRFLLELELQERGGGRLRLSEYVFLRLPGAHAGDADRDGESPEPAPAASARPDGRPELCRPLRLAWRQDVMVHFIVPVKNQARWVAQFLADMAALHARTGDARFSVILVDFESEDMDVERALSAARLPWYQYLRRTGNFERSAGLQAGVDAVEDASSIVFLCDLHIHFPPNILDGIRKHCVEGRLAYAPVVMRLGCGSSPGDPHGYWEVNGFGLFGIYKSDFDRVGGMNTEEFRDQWGGEDWELLDRVLQAGLEVERLRLRNFYHHYHSKRGMWAARSRKGSRTEGP, encoded by the exons ATGCCGCGGTTCCCGGTGAAGAAGGTCCGCAAGCAGAtcaagctgctgctgctgctgctgctgctcaccTGCGCCGCGTGGCTCACCTACGTGCACCTGAGCCTGGTGCGCCAGGGCCGCGCGCTGCGCCAGCGCCTGGGCTACGGGCGAG ATGGGGAGAAGCTGAGCGGCGTCACCGAGGGCAGGGGCGTCCGTGCCGCACTGTCCACGCAGAGGGCGGAGGACTCCAGCGAGAGCCGGGAGGAGGCGCAGGCG CCCGATGGCCCGGACCCAAACACGCTGTTTCCCGCGGGGGCTGGAAAGCCTCCCCCTCTGAACCTCACTCATCAGGCACCTCCGTGGTGGGACGAG tACAAGGGGCAGgtgaacttgcacgtgtttgagGACTGGTGCGGCGGCGCCGTGGGCCACCTGAGGAGGAACCTGCACTTCCCGCTCTTCCCTCAC ACGCGCACCACCGTGAAGAAGTTGGCTGTGTCCCCCAAGTGGAAGAACTACGGGCTGCGGATTTTTGGCTTCATCCACCCGGCGAGAGACG GAGACGTCCAGTTCTCTGTGGCTTCAGACGACAACTCTGAGTTCTGGCTGAGCCCAAACGAGAGCCCGGCAAGTGCCCAGCTGGTGGCCTTTGTGGGCAAG ACTGGCTCAGAGTGGACAGCACCAGGAGAATTCACCAAGTTCAGCTCCCAGGTGTCCAAGCCCAAGCG GCTCATGGCCTCCCGGAGGTACTACTTCGAGCTGCTGCACAAGCAGGACGACCGAGGCTCAGACCACGTGGAAGTGGGC tGGCGAGCCTTCTTGCCGGGCCTGAAGTTTGAGGTTATAGGCTCCGCTCACATCTCCTTGTACACAG acGAGTCGTCCCTGAAGATGGACCACGTGGCCCACGTCCCCCAGTCTCCAGCCAGCCATGTCGGGGGGCACCTGCCTCAGGAGGAGCCCAGAGCTGACATGCTGCGCCCGGACCCCCGAGACACCTTCTTCCTCA CTCCTCGCCTGGAGCCTTCGAGTCTGGAGAACGTGCTGGAGCCGTGCGCCTACGCCCCCACCTATGTCGTCAAGGACTTCCCCATCGCCAGATACCAGGGACTGCAGTTT GTGTACCTGTCGTTCGTCTACCCCAATGACCACACGCGCCTCACTCACATGGAGACGGAAAACAAGTGCTTCTACCGGGAGTCGCCGCTGTACTTGGAAAG gtttGGGTTCTATAAGTACATGAAGAtggacagggaggagggggaggaagacgaagaggaggaggggcagcgccgagccttcctcttcctcagcccGGACG ACTTCCTGGACGACGAGGACGAGCGGGAGCTGCTGGACAGTCTGGAGCCCACGGAGGCGGCCGTCGCGCAGAGCGGCCGCCCATCCCCGTCCCCGGCGGCCCCCACCGCAGCCCCGGGACCCAAGCCTACGGCGCCGGCGCCTCCCCGCACCCGGGACCCGCCAACCCCCAGGCGCTCCCGGGCGCTGAGCTGGGCTGCCCGGGCCGCGCGCCCCCTGCCCCTCTTCTTGGGCCACGCCCTGCGCCCCCGAGCAGCCGCCGAGCAGCCGCCCCCAAAGGTGTATGTGACGCGGGTGCGGCCGAGACTGCGGGCCCCGTCGCCGGCCCTGGCCCCTCTCAGCCCCCGCGGCCCGCCCTGGCCGCCCTTCCCCGGAGTCTTCCTCCGTCCCAGACCACTTCCGCGGGTGCCGCTGCGGGCCCCCCCGCGCCCGCCCCGGTCTCGAGGCCGCAGGACCGGCGGCTCCCGGGCCACAGAGCTGAGGCCCTCTGCCCGGGCGCAGGCCACCCAGGGGAGCCGGGAGGGCCGGCTGCGCATGCCGGGCCTCCCGGGACCCACCACGGACTTGAACTTGTCGTCAGAAGCACAGCCCGTGACCTCCTTCCTGAGCTTGTCCCAGGTGTCCGGGCCACAGGTGCCTGGgcaggacgaggaggaggaggaggagggggaagcggACGAAGATGGGGCCCAGGGCGAGGAGGACAGCGAGGAGGCGGGTGGGCCCCGCCGCGGCCGCTGGCGCGAGGACGCCATCGACTGGCAGCGCACGTTCAGCGTGGGCGCGATGGACTTCGAGCTGCTGCGCTCCGACTGGAACGACCTGCGCTGCAACGTGTCGGGGAACCTGCAGCTGCCGGAGGCTGAGGCCGTGGACGTGGTGGCTCAGTATATGGAGCGGCTCAACGCCCGCCACGGCGG GCGCTACGCGCTTCTGCGCATCGTGAACGTGGAGAAGCGCCGAGACTCTGCGCGGGGAAGCCGCTTCCTTCTGGAGCTCGAGCTGCAGGAGCGCGGAGGCGGCCGCCTGCGTCTGTCCGAGTACGTCTTCCTGCGGCTGCCGGGAGCCCACGCGGGAGACGCAGACAGGGACGGAGAGAGTCCCGAGCCCGCGCCCGCCGCTTCCGCACGCCCAGACGGCCGCCCGGAGCTCTGCCGGCCGCTGCGCCTGGCCTGGCGCCAGGACGTGATGGTGCACTTCATCGTGCCAG TGAAGAACCAGGCGCGCTGGGTGGCCCAGTTCCTGGCCGACATGGCCGCGCTGCACGCCCGCACGGGGGACGCCCGCTTCAGCGTCATCCTGGTGGACTTTGAGAGCGAGGATATGGATGTGGAACGGGCTTTGAGCGCCGCTCGGCTGCCCTG gTACCAGTACCTGAGGCGAACTGGAAACTTCGAGCGCTCCGCGGGCTTGCAAGCTGGCGTGGATGCCGTGGAG GACGCCAGCAGCATCGTCTTCCTCTGCGACCTGCACATCCACTTCCCCCCCAACATCCTGGACGGCATCCGCAAGCACTGCGTGGAGGGCAGGCTGGCCTACGCACCTGTGGTCATGCGCCTGGGCTGCGGGAGCTCGCCCGGGGACCCTCACG GTTACTGGGAGGTGAACGGCTTTGGCCTCTTCGGGATCTACAAGTCAGACTTCGACCGCGTCGGTGGCATGAACACCGAGGAGTTCCGTGACCAGTGGGGGGGCGAGGACTGGGAGCTCCTGGACAG GGTGCTGCAGGCCGGGCTGGAGGTGGAGCGGCTCCGCCTGAGGAACTTCTACCATCACTACCATTCCAAACGGGGCATGTGGGCCGCGCGCAGCCGGAAGGGCTCCCGCACAGAGGGCCCTTGA